In Plutella xylostella chromosome 27, ilPluXylo3.1, whole genome shotgun sequence, one genomic interval encodes:
- the LOC125490722 gene encoding uncharacterized protein LOC125490722, protein MYRQIMCHPDDRNLQMILWREDESLPIKMLKLNTVTYGFASASYLSTRCLWQLGEECSDDLVKTIIQHDFLVDDLITGADTEEQLLYILESVSEALSKGCFPLRKFRSNNPSIFKSANLDLQKNLTLSDSTSALGLGWNPSCDNLYFPVNSQDSNDSDKIVTKRLILSQSLKIFDVLGILCPFTIQSKILIQKLWILKLDWNDPVPNELKKEWEKIRNGLLYLQQISVPRLSLIDSPVQIELHSFSDASMLAYGACVYLRSVNVSGQVVVRLLCAKSRVSPIKQSTIPRLELCGALLAARLCQAVVESLRLSFTRLVHWCDSTVVLGWLKTSPTSLKTFAANRVAEIIEITQSDAWRHVPTDSNPADHVSRGVSAKQLQNLDQWWTGPSFLTEAESQWPQLKIPIKTELPELKSHAVITSDPPVVDFERFSKYRRLVRSFAYVLRFIHNINKSNSKLSGDLSLEELDKSYFELIKLCQSQSFPTEINSLMKKRPLSSRNRIINLNPFLDENGILRVGGRLNLSTYENDKKNPILICAKHHFCKLIFEHKHNQELMHAGPQALLYAVRENLWPVNGRLLARRVVKGCVKCRRLQGQTLHPLMGNLPTQRVTPAFPFESVGIDFAGPFSILSRKGRGAKTSKCYLCLFICLRFKCIHLEAVSELSKEAFILSLRRFISRRGKPLEILCDNRRNFVAASKEVGQFLKTNSAPLSDFATNESIKFKFIPAYAPHFAGYWEAGIKSAKYHIKRVMGNTNLTFEELCTLFAQIEAILNSRPLSPMSSSPTDLLSLSPGHFLIGRPLRSLPSPYVEEQNISPLRRYARLEQIRQHFWQRWQREYISELQQRSKWRTNHSSLQIGDLVLIQEDNTSPLNWALGRVSRLYPGADGISRVADLETLKGRIRRPFARLCPLPKGDDDQIS, encoded by the coding sequence ATGTATAGGCAAATAATGTGTCATCCGGATGATAGGAATCTTCAAATGATACTATGGAGAGAAGACGAATCGCTACCAATTAAAATGCTAAAGTTAAACACTGTGACATACGGTTTTGCTAGCGCCAGTTACTTAAGTACAAGGTGTTTGTGGCAGCTTGGAGAAGAGTGCTCCGATGACTTAGTCAAAACAATTATTCAGCATGATTTTCTTGTAGATGATTTAATTACGGGTGCAGATACTGAGGAACAGCTACTATACATATTAGAGTCAGTATCAGAAGCTTTAAGCAAAGGATGTTTTCCTCTTCGAAAATTCAGATCAAACAACCCGTCTATCTTTAAATCTGCAAATCtagatttacaaaaaaatctcACTCTAAGTGATTCAACTAGTGCTCTTGGCTTAGGGTGGAACCCTTCATGTGATAATCTATATTTTCCAGTCAACAGTCAAGATAGCAATGATAGCGACAAAATAGTGACTAAGAGACTAATATTGTCTCAGTcacttaaaatatttgatgtACTAGGCATTCTCTGTCCATTTACTATTCAATCAaaaattttaattcaaaaattGTGGATACTAAAGCTTGACTGGAATGATCCAGTACCCAACGAACTTAAAAAAGAATGGGAAAAAATTAGGAATGGTCTATTGTATCTTCAACAAATATCAGTCCCTCGACTTTCATTAATAGACTCCCCTGTTCAAATTGAGCTGCACTCCTTTAGTGACGCCTCCATGCTAGCTTATGGAGCATGTGTTTACTTACGATCAGTGAATGTCAGTGGGCAAGTAGTTGTTCGCTTGCTCTGTGCAAAGTCTAGAGTCTCACCAATAAAGCAATCCACAATTCCGCGACTTGAGCTTTGTGGTGCTCTTCTAGCTGCAAGATTATGCCAAGCGGTCGTTGAATCGCTACGATTATCCTTCACCAGGCTTGTTCATTGGTGCGACTCCACAGTAGTCTTAGGATGGCTCAAAACGAGTCCGACCAGTCTTAAAACCTTTGCCGCCAATAGAGTAGCTGAAATAATAGAGATTACTCAATCTGATGCCTGGCGTCATGTTCCTACCGATTCAAATCCCGCGGATCATGTTTCAAGAGGGGTTTCTGCTAAGCAGCTGCAGAACTTGGATCAGTGGTGGACAGGTCCAAGTTTTTTAACAGAGGCAGAATCACAATGGCCTCAACTCAAAATTCCAATCAAGACAGAATTACCTGAATTAAAATCGCATGCTGTCATTACATCTGATCCACCCGTAGTTGATTTTGAACGATTTTCAAAATATAGGCGTTTGGTACGTTCCTTTGCCTACGTTTTAcgatttatacataatataaataaatccaaCTCCAAACTTTCCGGTGATCTTAGCTTAGAAGAATTAGATAAGTCCTATTTTGaacttattaaattatgtcAAAGTCAAAGCTTTCCAACGGAAATTAATTCACTAATGAAAAAACGGCCATTAAGTTCAAGAAATCGAATCATAAATCTAAATCCATTCCTAGATGAGAACGGCATTCTAAGAGTAGGTGGTAGATTGAATCTTTCAACTTACGAAAACGATAAAAAAAACCCGATTCTGATTTGTGCAAAACATCATTTCTGCAAATTAATTTTTGAACACAAGCATAATCAAGAATTAATGCATGCTGGTCCTCAAGCGCTACTGTACGCAGTTAGGGAAAACTTATGGCCGGTAAACGGACGATTACTCGCTAGGCGCGTAGTAAAAGGCTGTGTCAAGTGCAGGCGACTTCAGGGTCAAACACTTCATCCTCTAATGGGAAACCTTCCCACGCAACGAGTCACGCCAGCATTTCCGTTCGAATCAGTGGGAATAGATTTTGCAGGCCCATTTTCAATACTTAGCAGGAAAGGACGAGGCGCAAAAACTTCTAAATGTTACTTGTGCTTGTTTATATGTCTAAGATTCAAATGCATTCATTTAGAAGCTGTAAGCGAACTATCAAAGGaagcttttattttatccCTTCGTCGTTTCATTAGCCGTAGGGGGAAACCTCTAGAGATTTTGTGTGACAATCGAAGAAACTTTGTTGCTGCATCCAAAGAAGTAGGTCAATTTTTAAAGACAAATTCAGCGCCCCTATCTGACTTTGCAACCAATGAATCAATAAAGTTCAAATTTATACCAGCTTACGCTCCACACTTTGCTGGTTACTGGGAAGCCGGCATAAAATCGGCTAAATATCACATAAAAAGAGTCATGGGAAACACTAATTTAACTTTCGAAGAGCTATGCACTCTCTTCGCACAAATTGAGGCTATCCTCAATAGCCGACCCCTGTCTCCCATGTCTTCCTCTCCTACAGATCTCCTTTCTCTCTCCCCAGGGCATTTCCTGATTGGCCGACCACTAAGATCACTGCCGTCACCCTACGTGGAAGAACAAAACATCAGTCCACTACGGCGCTACGCCAGACTCGAGCAGATCCGCCAACACTTCTGGCAACGATGGCAGCGAGAGTACATCAGCGAACTACAGCAACGTTCCAAGTGGCGAACCAATCACTCCAGCCTACAGATCGGAGACCTTGTCCTGATCCAAGAAGACAACACATCACCTCTGAACTGGGCACTTGGCAGAGTGTCACGTCTCTATCCCGGCGCTGATGGCATCTCTCGAGTCGCTGATCTCGAGACTCTGAAGGGTCGCATCCGAAGACCGTTTGCCAGACTCTGTCCACTCCCAAAGGGCGACGATGACCAGATTTCTTGA